A portion of the Phycodurus eques isolate BA_2022a chromosome 3, UOR_Pequ_1.1, whole genome shotgun sequence genome contains these proteins:
- the ap1b1 gene encoding AP-1 complex subunit beta-1 isoform X1 → MTANMQEWANQLCENRQFGSKMTDSKYFTTTKKGEIFELKAELNSDKKEKKKEAVKKVIASMTVGKDVSALFPDVVNCMQTDNLELKKLVYLYLMNYAKSQPDMAIMAVNTFVKDCEDPNPLIRALAVRTMGCIRVDKITEYLCEPLRKCLKDEDPYVRKTAAVCVAKLHDINAQLVEDQGFLDTLKDLISDSNPMVVANAVAALSEIAESHPSSNLLDLNPQTINKLLTALNECTEWGQIFILDCLANYTPRDDRESQSICERVTPRLSHANSAVVLSAVKVLMKFMEMLPKDLDYYGTLLKKLAPPLVTLLSAEPELQYVALRNINLIVQRRPEILKHEMKVFFVKYNDPIYVKLEKLDIMIRLASQANIAQVLAELKEYATEVDVDFVRKAVRAIGRCAIKVEQSAERCVSTLLDLIQTKVNYVVQEAIVVIKDIFRKYPNKYESVIATLCENLDSLDEPEARAAMIWIVGEYAERIDNADELLESFLEGFHDESTQVQLQLLTAIVKLFLKKPTETQELVQQVLSLATQDSDNPDLRDRGYIYWRLLSTDPVAAKEVVLAEKPLISEETDLIEPTLLEELICHIGTLASVYHKPPSAFVEGSRGVQHKRLPGSAGSGESVESPESGSTAVASGVPPAVIPSQDLLGDLLNLDLTPTTTTGPPAPSSAVQMGAMDLLGGGLDSLMGDESEPPPVPLRTDTHQSPQPPHHSPSPPDYSPTELGGDLGGSPAMTAGFGAPAAAVPPSFTAPVSGGLDDLFDLGGGVGMPMGAYVPPKMLWLPAMKAKGLEISGTFGRRAGVVQMEMTLTNKAMSVMTDFAIQFNRNSFGLAPAGPLQVLTPVSPNQSIEAVLPLSTVGPVMKMEPLNNLQVAVKNNIDVFYFSCQYPISMLFVEDGKMERQVFLATWKDIPNENESKFQLNDCHLNSDAASGKLQGSNIFTIAKRTVEGQDMLYQSMKLTNGIWVLAELRAQAGNPNYTVSLRCRAPEVSQCVFQSYEAVLKN, encoded by the exons ATGACTGCAAACATGCAGGAATGGGCCAACCAACTATGC GAGAACCGACAATTTGGATCCAAGATGACAGACTCAAAATACTTCACCACCACCAAAAAAG GTGAAATCTTTGAGCTTAAGGCTGAGCTGAACAGTgataaaaaagagaaaaagaaggagGCAGTGAAGAAAGTGATTGCATCTATGACTGTTGGCAAGGATGTCAG TGCCCTCTTTCCAGATGTTGTGAACTGCATGCAGACGGACAACCTGGAACTGAAAAAGCTGGTCTACCTCTATCTGATGAACTATGCCAAGAGTCAACCAGACATGGCCATCATGGCTGTGAACACCTTTGTTAAG GACTGTGAAGACCCAAATCCTCTAATCCGGGCCCTGGCTGTTCGCACCATGGGCTGCATCCGTGTGGACAAGATCACGGAGTACCTGTGCGAGCCTCTGCGGAAGTGTTTAAAGGACGAAGACCCCTATGTGAGGAAGACCGCAGCCGTGTGTGTTGCCAAACTCCATGATATCAATGCACAACTGGTGGAGGATCAAGGCTTCCTGGACACTCTCAAAGACCTCATTTCTGACTCGAACCCCATG GTGGTTGCAAACGCTGTGGCAGCGCTGTCGGAGATTGCAGAGTCTCATCCCAGCAGCAATCTTCTGGACTTGAACCCTCAGACCATCAACAAGCTACTGACAGCTCTTAATGAATGTACAGAGTGGGGACAGATCTTCATCCTCGACTGCCTGGCCAATTACACACCTCGAGATGACCGTGAGTCTCAAAG CATCTGTGAGCGCGTCACCCCACGGCTCTCCCACGCAAACTCTGCCGTGGTGTTGTCGGCTGTAAAAGTTCTCATGAAGTTCATGGAGATGTTGCCGAAAGACCTGGACTACTATGGAACCCTACTGAAGAAACTGGCCCCTCCACTGGTCACTCTCCTCTCTGCTGAGCCTGAGTTGCAATATGTAGCACTGAGAAACATCAACCTCATTGTGCAAAGACG ACCGGAGATCCTAAAACATGAGATGAAGGTTTTCTTCGTGAAGTACAATGACCCGATTTATGTCAAACTGGAGAAACTGGACATCATGATCCGCTTGGCATCTCAAGCTAACATCGCCCAG GTGCTGGCTGAGTTGAAGGAATATGCCACTGAGGTGGATGTGGACTTTGTCCGTAAAGCTGTCCGGGCCATCGGACGCTGTGCCATTAAAGTAGAG CAATCTGCAGAGCGCTGTGTCAGCACACTGCTTGACCTCATCCAGACAAAGGTCAACTATGTTGTGCAGGAGGCCATTGTGGTCATCAAGGACATCTTTCGCAAGTACCCCAACAA GTACGAGAGTGTGATTGCCACTTTGTGTGAAAATCTGGACTCGCTAGATGAGCCGGAGGCACGTGCAGCCATGATTTGGATTGTGGGGGAGTATGCTGAGCGCATCGACAATGCTGATGAACTATTAGAGAGCTTTTTGGAGGGTTTCCATGATGAAAGCACTCAG GTGCAGTTGCAACTTTTAACAGCCATTGTTAAGTTGTTCCTCAAGAAGCCGACAGAGACCCAAGAGCTGGTGCAGCAGGTCCTCAGTTTGGCAACTCAG GACTCTGATAATCCAGACCTTAGGGATCGTGGCTACATCTACTGGCGTCTGCTCTCTACCGACCCAGTGGCTGCTAAGGAGGTTGTTCTGGCCGAGAAGCCTCTGATCTCCGAGGAGACCGACTTGATTGAACCCACACTGCTAGAGGAGCTCATATGCCACATTGGTACTCTGGCCTCCGTCTATCACAAGCCGCCCAGCGCCTTTGTGGAGGGCAGCCGTGGTGTTCAGCACAAGAGACTCCCCGGCAGTGCTGGATC cggGGAAAGTGTCGAGAGCCCAGAATCAGGTTCTACTGCTGTCGCTTCTGGGGTGCCCCCTGCCGTCATCCCATCCCAAGATCTTCTGGGGGATCTGCTCAATCTTGACCTCACACCTACAACCACAACTGGACCACCAGCTCCCTCCTCCGCTGTGCAGATGGGGGCTATGGACCTTCTTGGGGGAGGCCTGGATAGCCtg ATGGGGGATGAGTCTGAGCCG CCGCCCGTTCCCCTGCGGACGGACACTCATCAGTCACCGCAGCCCCCGCATCACTCCCCATCGCCCCCAGATTACAGCCCCACTGAG CTCGGTGGAGACCTTGGAGGAAGTCCTGCT ATGACAGCTGGCTTCGGTGCGCCGGCCGCTGCCGTACCGCCTTCTTTCACCGCCCCTGTAAGCGGTGGTCTGGACGACCTGTTTGACCTTGGCGGTGGAGTTGGTATGCCAATGGGAGCTTATGTACCTCCCAAAATG CTCTGGCTGCCCGCTATGAAGGCTAAGGGTCTGGAGATTTCAGGCACATTTGGTCGTCGAGCTGGGGTCGTTCAAATGGAGATGACTCTCACAAATAAAGCAATGAGTGTCATGACGGATTTTGCCATACAGTTCAACAGAAACAG TTTTGGTTTGGCTCCTGCCGGTCCTCTCCAGGTTCTTACTCCAGTTAGCCCCAACCAGAGTATAGAAGCAGTCCTTCCCCTCAGTACTGTGGGACCTGTCATGAAGATGGAGCCTCTCAATAACCTGCAG GTGGCCGTTAAGAACAACATTGACGTCTTCTACTTCAGCTGCCAGTACCCCATCAGCATGCTCTTCGTAGAGGACGGGAAGATGG AGCGACAGGTGTTCCTTGCCACGTGGAAAGACATTCCGAATGAAAATGAGTCCAAGTTCCAGCTCAACGACTGCCATCTTAACTCAG ATGCGGCCTCGGGCAAACTGCAGGGCAGCAACATCTTCACCATAGCTAAGCGAACTGTGGAGGGTCAGGATATGCTGTACCAGTCCATGAAACTCACCAATGGAATTTGGGTGCTTGCCGAGCTCAGGGCCCAGGCAGGAAACCCCAACTACACA GTCTCTCTGAGATGCAGAGCCCCCGAGGTTTCCCAGTGTGTGTTCCAGAGCTACGAGGCGGTGCTGAAGAACTGA
- the ap1b1 gene encoding AP-1 complex subunit beta-1 isoform X2, producing MTDSKYFTTTKKGEIFELKAELNSDKKEKKKEAVKKVIASMTVGKDVSALFPDVVNCMQTDNLELKKLVYLYLMNYAKSQPDMAIMAVNTFVKDCEDPNPLIRALAVRTMGCIRVDKITEYLCEPLRKCLKDEDPYVRKTAAVCVAKLHDINAQLVEDQGFLDTLKDLISDSNPMVVANAVAALSEIAESHPSSNLLDLNPQTINKLLTALNECTEWGQIFILDCLANYTPRDDRESQSICERVTPRLSHANSAVVLSAVKVLMKFMEMLPKDLDYYGTLLKKLAPPLVTLLSAEPELQYVALRNINLIVQRRPEILKHEMKVFFVKYNDPIYVKLEKLDIMIRLASQANIAQVLAELKEYATEVDVDFVRKAVRAIGRCAIKVEQSAERCVSTLLDLIQTKVNYVVQEAIVVIKDIFRKYPNKYESVIATLCENLDSLDEPEARAAMIWIVGEYAERIDNADELLESFLEGFHDESTQVQLQLLTAIVKLFLKKPTETQELVQQVLSLATQDSDNPDLRDRGYIYWRLLSTDPVAAKEVVLAEKPLISEETDLIEPTLLEELICHIGTLASVYHKPPSAFVEGSRGVQHKRLPGSAGSGESVESPESGSTAVASGVPPAVIPSQDLLGDLLNLDLTPTTTTGPPAPSSAVQMGAMDLLGGGLDSLMGDESEPPPVPLRTDTHQSPQPPHHSPSPPDYSPTELGGDLGGSPAMTAGFGAPAAAVPPSFTAPVSGGLDDLFDLGGGVGMPMGAYVPPKMLWLPAMKAKGLEISGTFGRRAGVVQMEMTLTNKAMSVMTDFAIQFNRNSFGLAPAGPLQVLTPVSPNQSIEAVLPLSTVGPVMKMEPLNNLQVAVKNNIDVFYFSCQYPISMLFVEDGKMERQVFLATWKDIPNENESKFQLNDCHLNSDAASGKLQGSNIFTIAKRTVEGQDMLYQSMKLTNGIWVLAELRAQAGNPNYTVSLRCRAPEVSQCVFQSYEAVLKN from the exons ATGACAGACTCAAAATACTTCACCACCACCAAAAAAG GTGAAATCTTTGAGCTTAAGGCTGAGCTGAACAGTgataaaaaagagaaaaagaaggagGCAGTGAAGAAAGTGATTGCATCTATGACTGTTGGCAAGGATGTCAG TGCCCTCTTTCCAGATGTTGTGAACTGCATGCAGACGGACAACCTGGAACTGAAAAAGCTGGTCTACCTCTATCTGATGAACTATGCCAAGAGTCAACCAGACATGGCCATCATGGCTGTGAACACCTTTGTTAAG GACTGTGAAGACCCAAATCCTCTAATCCGGGCCCTGGCTGTTCGCACCATGGGCTGCATCCGTGTGGACAAGATCACGGAGTACCTGTGCGAGCCTCTGCGGAAGTGTTTAAAGGACGAAGACCCCTATGTGAGGAAGACCGCAGCCGTGTGTGTTGCCAAACTCCATGATATCAATGCACAACTGGTGGAGGATCAAGGCTTCCTGGACACTCTCAAAGACCTCATTTCTGACTCGAACCCCATG GTGGTTGCAAACGCTGTGGCAGCGCTGTCGGAGATTGCAGAGTCTCATCCCAGCAGCAATCTTCTGGACTTGAACCCTCAGACCATCAACAAGCTACTGACAGCTCTTAATGAATGTACAGAGTGGGGACAGATCTTCATCCTCGACTGCCTGGCCAATTACACACCTCGAGATGACCGTGAGTCTCAAAG CATCTGTGAGCGCGTCACCCCACGGCTCTCCCACGCAAACTCTGCCGTGGTGTTGTCGGCTGTAAAAGTTCTCATGAAGTTCATGGAGATGTTGCCGAAAGACCTGGACTACTATGGAACCCTACTGAAGAAACTGGCCCCTCCACTGGTCACTCTCCTCTCTGCTGAGCCTGAGTTGCAATATGTAGCACTGAGAAACATCAACCTCATTGTGCAAAGACG ACCGGAGATCCTAAAACATGAGATGAAGGTTTTCTTCGTGAAGTACAATGACCCGATTTATGTCAAACTGGAGAAACTGGACATCATGATCCGCTTGGCATCTCAAGCTAACATCGCCCAG GTGCTGGCTGAGTTGAAGGAATATGCCACTGAGGTGGATGTGGACTTTGTCCGTAAAGCTGTCCGGGCCATCGGACGCTGTGCCATTAAAGTAGAG CAATCTGCAGAGCGCTGTGTCAGCACACTGCTTGACCTCATCCAGACAAAGGTCAACTATGTTGTGCAGGAGGCCATTGTGGTCATCAAGGACATCTTTCGCAAGTACCCCAACAA GTACGAGAGTGTGATTGCCACTTTGTGTGAAAATCTGGACTCGCTAGATGAGCCGGAGGCACGTGCAGCCATGATTTGGATTGTGGGGGAGTATGCTGAGCGCATCGACAATGCTGATGAACTATTAGAGAGCTTTTTGGAGGGTTTCCATGATGAAAGCACTCAG GTGCAGTTGCAACTTTTAACAGCCATTGTTAAGTTGTTCCTCAAGAAGCCGACAGAGACCCAAGAGCTGGTGCAGCAGGTCCTCAGTTTGGCAACTCAG GACTCTGATAATCCAGACCTTAGGGATCGTGGCTACATCTACTGGCGTCTGCTCTCTACCGACCCAGTGGCTGCTAAGGAGGTTGTTCTGGCCGAGAAGCCTCTGATCTCCGAGGAGACCGACTTGATTGAACCCACACTGCTAGAGGAGCTCATATGCCACATTGGTACTCTGGCCTCCGTCTATCACAAGCCGCCCAGCGCCTTTGTGGAGGGCAGCCGTGGTGTTCAGCACAAGAGACTCCCCGGCAGTGCTGGATC cggGGAAAGTGTCGAGAGCCCAGAATCAGGTTCTACTGCTGTCGCTTCTGGGGTGCCCCCTGCCGTCATCCCATCCCAAGATCTTCTGGGGGATCTGCTCAATCTTGACCTCACACCTACAACCACAACTGGACCACCAGCTCCCTCCTCCGCTGTGCAGATGGGGGCTATGGACCTTCTTGGGGGAGGCCTGGATAGCCtg ATGGGGGATGAGTCTGAGCCG CCGCCCGTTCCCCTGCGGACGGACACTCATCAGTCACCGCAGCCCCCGCATCACTCCCCATCGCCCCCAGATTACAGCCCCACTGAG CTCGGTGGAGACCTTGGAGGAAGTCCTGCT ATGACAGCTGGCTTCGGTGCGCCGGCCGCTGCCGTACCGCCTTCTTTCACCGCCCCTGTAAGCGGTGGTCTGGACGACCTGTTTGACCTTGGCGGTGGAGTTGGTATGCCAATGGGAGCTTATGTACCTCCCAAAATG CTCTGGCTGCCCGCTATGAAGGCTAAGGGTCTGGAGATTTCAGGCACATTTGGTCGTCGAGCTGGGGTCGTTCAAATGGAGATGACTCTCACAAATAAAGCAATGAGTGTCATGACGGATTTTGCCATACAGTTCAACAGAAACAG TTTTGGTTTGGCTCCTGCCGGTCCTCTCCAGGTTCTTACTCCAGTTAGCCCCAACCAGAGTATAGAAGCAGTCCTTCCCCTCAGTACTGTGGGACCTGTCATGAAGATGGAGCCTCTCAATAACCTGCAG GTGGCCGTTAAGAACAACATTGACGTCTTCTACTTCAGCTGCCAGTACCCCATCAGCATGCTCTTCGTAGAGGACGGGAAGATGG AGCGACAGGTGTTCCTTGCCACGTGGAAAGACATTCCGAATGAAAATGAGTCCAAGTTCCAGCTCAACGACTGCCATCTTAACTCAG ATGCGGCCTCGGGCAAACTGCAGGGCAGCAACATCTTCACCATAGCTAAGCGAACTGTGGAGGGTCAGGATATGCTGTACCAGTCCATGAAACTCACCAATGGAATTTGGGTGCTTGCCGAGCTCAGGGCCCAGGCAGGAAACCCCAACTACACA GTCTCTCTGAGATGCAGAGCCCCCGAGGTTTCCCAGTGTGTGTTCCAGAGCTACGAGGCGGTGCTGAAGAACTGA
- the ap1b1 gene encoding AP-1 complex subunit beta-1 isoform X4 translates to MTANMQEWANQLCENRQFGSKMTDSKYFTTTKKGEIFELKAELNSDKKEKKKEAVKKVIASMTVGKDVSALFPDVVNCMQTDNLELKKLVYLYLMNYAKSQPDMAIMAVNTFVKDCEDPNPLIRALAVRTMGCIRVDKITEYLCEPLRKCLKDEDPYVRKTAAVCVAKLHDINAQLVEDQGFLDTLKDLISDSNPMVVANAVAALSEIAESHPSSNLLDLNPQTINKLLTALNECTEWGQIFILDCLANYTPRDDRESQSICERVTPRLSHANSAVVLSAVKVLMKFMEMLPKDLDYYGTLLKKLAPPLVTLLSAEPELQYVALRNINLIVQRRPEILKHEMKVFFVKYNDPIYVKLEKLDIMIRLASQANIAQVLAELKEYATEVDVDFVRKAVRAIGRCAIKVEQSAERCVSTLLDLIQTKVNYVVQEAIVVIKDIFRKYPNKYESVIATLCENLDSLDEPEARAAMIWIVGEYAERIDNADELLESFLEGFHDESTQVQLQLLTAIVKLFLKKPTETQELVQQVLSLATQDSDNPDLRDRGYIYWRLLSTDPVAAKEVVLAEKPLISEETDLIEPTLLEELICHIGTLASVYHKPPSAFVEGSRGVQHKRLPGSAGSGESVESPESGSTAVASGVPPAVIPSQDLLGDLLNLDLTPTTTTGPPAPSSAVQMGAMDLLGGGLDSLLGGDLGGSPAMTAGFGAPAAAVPPSFTAPVSGGLDDLFDLGGGVGMPMGAYVPPKMLWLPAMKAKGLEISGTFGRRAGVVQMEMTLTNKAMSVMTDFAIQFNRNSFGLAPAGPLQVLTPVSPNQSIEAVLPLSTVGPVMKMEPLNNLQVAVKNNIDVFYFSCQYPISMLFVEDGKMERQVFLATWKDIPNENESKFQLNDCHLNSDAASGKLQGSNIFTIAKRTVEGQDMLYQSMKLTNGIWVLAELRAQAGNPNYTVSLRCRAPEVSQCVFQSYEAVLKN, encoded by the exons ATGACTGCAAACATGCAGGAATGGGCCAACCAACTATGC GAGAACCGACAATTTGGATCCAAGATGACAGACTCAAAATACTTCACCACCACCAAAAAAG GTGAAATCTTTGAGCTTAAGGCTGAGCTGAACAGTgataaaaaagagaaaaagaaggagGCAGTGAAGAAAGTGATTGCATCTATGACTGTTGGCAAGGATGTCAG TGCCCTCTTTCCAGATGTTGTGAACTGCATGCAGACGGACAACCTGGAACTGAAAAAGCTGGTCTACCTCTATCTGATGAACTATGCCAAGAGTCAACCAGACATGGCCATCATGGCTGTGAACACCTTTGTTAAG GACTGTGAAGACCCAAATCCTCTAATCCGGGCCCTGGCTGTTCGCACCATGGGCTGCATCCGTGTGGACAAGATCACGGAGTACCTGTGCGAGCCTCTGCGGAAGTGTTTAAAGGACGAAGACCCCTATGTGAGGAAGACCGCAGCCGTGTGTGTTGCCAAACTCCATGATATCAATGCACAACTGGTGGAGGATCAAGGCTTCCTGGACACTCTCAAAGACCTCATTTCTGACTCGAACCCCATG GTGGTTGCAAACGCTGTGGCAGCGCTGTCGGAGATTGCAGAGTCTCATCCCAGCAGCAATCTTCTGGACTTGAACCCTCAGACCATCAACAAGCTACTGACAGCTCTTAATGAATGTACAGAGTGGGGACAGATCTTCATCCTCGACTGCCTGGCCAATTACACACCTCGAGATGACCGTGAGTCTCAAAG CATCTGTGAGCGCGTCACCCCACGGCTCTCCCACGCAAACTCTGCCGTGGTGTTGTCGGCTGTAAAAGTTCTCATGAAGTTCATGGAGATGTTGCCGAAAGACCTGGACTACTATGGAACCCTACTGAAGAAACTGGCCCCTCCACTGGTCACTCTCCTCTCTGCTGAGCCTGAGTTGCAATATGTAGCACTGAGAAACATCAACCTCATTGTGCAAAGACG ACCGGAGATCCTAAAACATGAGATGAAGGTTTTCTTCGTGAAGTACAATGACCCGATTTATGTCAAACTGGAGAAACTGGACATCATGATCCGCTTGGCATCTCAAGCTAACATCGCCCAG GTGCTGGCTGAGTTGAAGGAATATGCCACTGAGGTGGATGTGGACTTTGTCCGTAAAGCTGTCCGGGCCATCGGACGCTGTGCCATTAAAGTAGAG CAATCTGCAGAGCGCTGTGTCAGCACACTGCTTGACCTCATCCAGACAAAGGTCAACTATGTTGTGCAGGAGGCCATTGTGGTCATCAAGGACATCTTTCGCAAGTACCCCAACAA GTACGAGAGTGTGATTGCCACTTTGTGTGAAAATCTGGACTCGCTAGATGAGCCGGAGGCACGTGCAGCCATGATTTGGATTGTGGGGGAGTATGCTGAGCGCATCGACAATGCTGATGAACTATTAGAGAGCTTTTTGGAGGGTTTCCATGATGAAAGCACTCAG GTGCAGTTGCAACTTTTAACAGCCATTGTTAAGTTGTTCCTCAAGAAGCCGACAGAGACCCAAGAGCTGGTGCAGCAGGTCCTCAGTTTGGCAACTCAG GACTCTGATAATCCAGACCTTAGGGATCGTGGCTACATCTACTGGCGTCTGCTCTCTACCGACCCAGTGGCTGCTAAGGAGGTTGTTCTGGCCGAGAAGCCTCTGATCTCCGAGGAGACCGACTTGATTGAACCCACACTGCTAGAGGAGCTCATATGCCACATTGGTACTCTGGCCTCCGTCTATCACAAGCCGCCCAGCGCCTTTGTGGAGGGCAGCCGTGGTGTTCAGCACAAGAGACTCCCCGGCAGTGCTGGATC cggGGAAAGTGTCGAGAGCCCAGAATCAGGTTCTACTGCTGTCGCTTCTGGGGTGCCCCCTGCCGTCATCCCATCCCAAGATCTTCTGGGGGATCTGCTCAATCTTGACCTCACACCTACAACCACAACTGGACCACCAGCTCCCTCCTCCGCTGTGCAGATGGGGGCTATGGACCTTCTTGGGGGAGGCCTGGATAGCCtg CTCGGTGGAGACCTTGGAGGAAGTCCTGCT ATGACAGCTGGCTTCGGTGCGCCGGCCGCTGCCGTACCGCCTTCTTTCACCGCCCCTGTAAGCGGTGGTCTGGACGACCTGTTTGACCTTGGCGGTGGAGTTGGTATGCCAATGGGAGCTTATGTACCTCCCAAAATG CTCTGGCTGCCCGCTATGAAGGCTAAGGGTCTGGAGATTTCAGGCACATTTGGTCGTCGAGCTGGGGTCGTTCAAATGGAGATGACTCTCACAAATAAAGCAATGAGTGTCATGACGGATTTTGCCATACAGTTCAACAGAAACAG TTTTGGTTTGGCTCCTGCCGGTCCTCTCCAGGTTCTTACTCCAGTTAGCCCCAACCAGAGTATAGAAGCAGTCCTTCCCCTCAGTACTGTGGGACCTGTCATGAAGATGGAGCCTCTCAATAACCTGCAG GTGGCCGTTAAGAACAACATTGACGTCTTCTACTTCAGCTGCCAGTACCCCATCAGCATGCTCTTCGTAGAGGACGGGAAGATGG AGCGACAGGTGTTCCTTGCCACGTGGAAAGACATTCCGAATGAAAATGAGTCCAAGTTCCAGCTCAACGACTGCCATCTTAACTCAG ATGCGGCCTCGGGCAAACTGCAGGGCAGCAACATCTTCACCATAGCTAAGCGAACTGTGGAGGGTCAGGATATGCTGTACCAGTCCATGAAACTCACCAATGGAATTTGGGTGCTTGCCGAGCTCAGGGCCCAGGCAGGAAACCCCAACTACACA GTCTCTCTGAGATGCAGAGCCCCCGAGGTTTCCCAGTGTGTGTTCCAGAGCTACGAGGCGGTGCTGAAGAACTGA